In Drosophila nasuta strain 15112-1781.00 chromosome 2R, ASM2355853v1, whole genome shotgun sequence, a single genomic region encodes these proteins:
- the LOC132787811 gene encoding uncharacterized protein LOC132787811, which translates to MALPEHAELKDLQCFELRPLITNFSCKLSAVTVTPFDEKQFLCLVSEENEIVLRYISPSGGAQEVLKMISWFRRTNRVIHDVCFDPAGVWLLVLCFDNTLHIVPALSLVDKSHNLDTCSLYSTSQVTSYIIPFVGPHECPNSKKCPNHSTALEEQQQQQQQQVDELAEQLQHVGLDKEAVENMEEEPLGHELPEHMLANPQPAAAVAAPEGGAGAEQSVQHKAQPFDATGNSQVMATSFMASKTCPYPLSVVWWKTSSGLNRAIIGYSDGSICFVGLSPNCPMIASTSIQNGSVVRLTICKDSSTFDGVMLLITSSLKEQFKLLLEQKAIKYVYPGDSSPTTREGAWQIVMAVHSRHQNASGNDARQSNSSDPASDSSQLEEDVFAPPASADEVAPNTQTAPPPTAATATAPAASVASAPCESSTCLPPTPPPAPPSYSESNAIRYQQQLTGNSFDGILPATRARLASLKSLGSKKLQAIKMRLSDQRQKIDEFMPESNAGTLAIMDSPSVTPEPLGNTQGSFYNIQNLRSTYLLSALHSNSCSLTVHSIDINLKPLFLYKIPKHCVDILISSNILYGVQYVDLHNNNDSASSTAACSLEEPVVANTEKESLDADTEKLEQIEQGTSTNKSDETSATTTSASSIDQSEMPTNAINAVSVISSAMASLHTTDDDRFNHQAQLALFRFEQETVLHLYQMAQFRNESNPVETLSKDERAKAFEIKDIHTPMDYVQFYESADVNNEFSLRQMEIMQGEFPKINYDPCYVITNKNVYAIQLKKEPFELFLDAALVSSWNQCREFCNTFDLSFEHCIEFAGDYLLRRKKITQALITYNVARVKPIRTALKLAMYGHTYALMQLSAMALKSSYLLRSRHLCHPLLKSMLSDVTYRHSEDVRSILPLSVKDEDTVVNSGISCSDYHYGVDESISALQMSPSSQFHLANLLLITLAEKAVNDKNYLPLWNFLVSNSKYHTNMTSIVLCQSGLFSSAIILAKVRGVCLDTFNALVSVVGQEFGWYNELNVCLYNLSQNIFMETITYLPLVSMDYFTFIQDKLEHIRPCVLQRLSAQLNPFAAALRPIVSYSCSSSSNNDNNAHLFEFCKCLIETYLAVLIHMESQRVKYDSIVNALSNFRINYEDNQFAIATSRFKPISAGCAYCACVVDGVAYFWGSSGVPCCFSAQKSTEPPEPAHAVKTLELLSQLNLEVHALKCGRQHTLILTNNGLYAMGNNSLCQLGIGQHMQMALQPMLVTGLDGMNITLLEAGQYHNAAVVDGKLYMWGWGIYGQLGNGSCENIATPKLVSFFKYKKVLQVSLGHAHSLVLCQTIHNNYSEANRCDNELFVFGSNHFGQLGIGSTEQSETKTSLPLRLNLGNNCSLRLIHTKFFTNLAVDEEERMYTWGSSPQALRLANQIKRRANAKQKLEENHQREMLSKRLEETLVPASNSNSALVEPTTSYAAVVNGAIPKAREETKESRENEAIASNATETIGSKLTASTEAESSTAAPTTVPVAAAPQVTEPDPTEHMTPHLVDTSEVAGQILQISSGLFHFALISSTCTLYTWGKNLEHQLGTEDKDRRAVLKPSPIDSIERPMYVDCGADFTLVMTTDHIVKAFGGNSNGQCGRDLGASLDRMRQRVVCLPTTKRLMRFESQCVEAPVEINLPRPRIRLDQEPVRYLKVIPPYQPHFLQQANINFEHRNSMATLNNYKSSTEQAGTGQDSDDLLSSLENLSHNDASYSFNAAHMANDANSSLDLDYSPEEQSYLPLPNQPTTAAGMTCNKAALLGHGMDDVSTCTPSTEDGGEGAGALQPLRHYIHYCLYAFHGLYNPDKMGECSRAQRNEYRIRICMLNFRFVEAFQLCLHSCDSGQRTLKLFEYFSKDTGYVPLHRSDLKHLIYHMCVHFLERKFDMLECERYFMGDLDYYWLELAYVFYFNNNNSALEQNLNQKFKQLIAATDSNQSTSSSNENVLQDTDAIFDSFTVKFKTILCQRLLSYCDADANNASN; encoded by the exons ATGGCGCTGCCTGAGCATGCCGAGCTCAAAGATTTGCAGTGCTTCGAGCTGCGTCCGCTTATTACCAATTTCAGCTGTAAGCTTTCCGCCGTCACAGTTACACCGTTTGATGAAAAGCAATTCCTGTGCCTGGTCAGCGAGGAAAATGAGATTGTGTTGCGCTACATTAGCCCTAGCGGTGGGGCGCAGGAGGTGCTCAAGATGATTTCGTGGTTTCGGCGCACCAATCGTGTCATCCATGACGTCTGCTTTGATCCTGCAGGCGTGTGGCTCTTGGTTCTgt GTTTCGACAATACTCTGCATATTGTGCCCGCTTTATCTCTGGTCGACAAGTCGCACAATCTGGACACATGTTCGTTGTATAGCACCAGCCAGGTGACATCCTACATCATCCCGTTTGTGGGTCCTCATGAATGCCCTAACTCCAAGAAGTGCCCAAACCATTCCACGGCTCtcgaagagcagcagcaacagcagcagcagcaggtggaTGAATTGGcggagcagctgcagcatgTGGGGCTAGATAAAGAAGCTGTTGAGAATATGGAGGAGGAGCCCTTGGGTCACGAGTTGCCTGAACATATGCTGGCCAATCCCCAGCCAGCAGCTGCAGTGGCAGCTCCAGAGGGCGGAGCAGGTGCGGAACAATCTGTCCAGCATAAAGCACAGCCTTTTGATGCCACGGGCAACAGCCAAGTGATGGCCACCTCATTCATGGCCTCAAAGACCTGTCCTTATCCGCTCTCTGTGGTTTGGTGGAAGACTTCCAGCGGATTGAATCGTGCCATCATTGGGTATTCGGATGGCTCCATCTGTTTTGTGGGTCTTAGCCCCAATTGTCCAATGATTGCCAGCACATCCATCCAAAATGGTTCAGTGGTGCGCTTGACCATTTGCAAGGACAGTTCAACGTTTGATGGCGTCATGTTGCTG ATTACTTCATCGCTGAAGGAGCAATTTAAACTCTTGCTCGAACAGAAGGCTATTAAGTACGTATATCCTGGCGACAGCTCGCCCACAACACGCGAGGGCGCCTGGCAAATTGTCATGGCCGTGCACTCGAGGCATCAGAATGCTTCGGGCAACGATGCGCGTCAGAGCAACAGCTCTGATCCAGCTTCCGACAGCAGTCAACTGGAAGAGGATGTTTTTGCGCCTCCTGCCAGCGCAGATGAAGTGGCGCCCAACACACAAACAGCGCCGCCACCTACTGCGGCTACGGCTACGGCTCCTGCTGCTTCCGTTGCCTCTGCGCCCTGTGAGAGCAGCACTTGCTTGCCACCAACGCCGCCTCCTGCGCCGCCTTCGTACAGCGAAAGCAACGCGATACGTtatcaacagcagctgacCGGTAATAGCTTCGATGGCATTCTGCCAGCTACGAGGGCGCGGCTTGCTTCGCTCAAAAGTCTTGGCTCCAAAAAGCTGCAGGCCATCAAGATGCGTCTGTCAGATCAGCGGCAGAAGATTGATGAAT TTATGCCCGAGTCAAATGCCGGAACGTTGGCAATCATGGACTCGCCATCGGTGACGCCAGAACCATTGGGAAACACTCAGGGCTCCTTCTACAACATTCAGAACCTGCGCAGCACGTATTTGTTGAGTGCGCTgcacagcaacagttgcagcctGACGGTGCACAGCATCGATATCAATTTGAAGCCATTGTTTCTGTATAAGATTCCCAAGCACTGTGTGGATATACTCATTAGCTCTAACATATTGTATGGTGTGCAATACGTAGacttgcacaacaacaatgattCGGCCAGCTCGACAGCTGCCTGTTCTCTTGAGGAACCCGTCGTGGCTAACACCGAGAAGGAAAGTCTGGATGCGGACACCGAGAAGCTGGAACAGATAGAGCAGGGCACCAGCACCAACAAAAGCGACGAGACAAGCGCAACAACGACGAGTGCATCAAGCATCGATCAAAGCGAAATGCCCACCAACGCCATCAATGCGGTCAGCGTCATCAGCAGCGCGATGGCTTCACTGCATACCACCGACGATGAT CGCTTCAATCACCAAGCGCAGCTGGCGCTCTTTCGCTTTGAGCAGGAGACTGTGCTTCATCTTTATCAGATGGCACAGTTTCGCAACGAGAGCAATCCTGTTGAGACGCTATCGAAGGATGAGCGAGCAAAGGCATTCGAGATCAAGGACATTCACACGCCCATGGACTATGTGCAGTTCTACGAGTCTGCAGATGTGAACAATGAGTTCTCGCTGCGACAAATGGAGATTATGCAGGGCGAGTTTCCCAAGATCAACTACGATCCCTGCTATGTTATAACCAATAAGAATGTCTACGCCATTCAACTCAA AAAGGAACCATTTGAACTCTTCCTGGATGCGGCGCTGGTGAGCTCATGGAATCAGTGCCGAGAGTTTTGCAATACCTTCGATCTGTCGTTCGAGCACTGCATTGAGTTTGCCGGCGATTACCTGCTGCGCCGCAAGAAGATCACTCAGGCCTTGATCACGTACAATGTGGCGAGAGTGAAGCCAATTAGAACTGCTCTCAAGCTGGCCATGTATGGACATACCTACGCATTGATGCAGTTGAGTGCCATGGCCCTGAAATCGTCGTATTTGCTGCGCTCTCGCCACCTGTGTCATCCGCTGCTGAAGAGCATGCTATCGGATGTCACCTATCGCCACTCTGAAGATGTGCGCAGCATTCTACCGTTGAGTGTGAAGGATGAGGACACGGTGGTCAACAGTGGCATATCCTGCAGCGACTATCACTATGGCGTCGACGAATCAATCAGTGCGCTGCAAATGTCGCCTTCGTCGCAGTTTCATTTGgccaatttgttgttaattacGCTGGCCGAGAAGGCTGTCAATGACAAGAACTATTTGCCTCTCTG GAACTTCTTGGTGAGCAACAGTAAATACCATACCAACATGACGAGCATTGTCCTCTGCCAGAGCGGACTCTTTTCCTCCGCCATCATATTGGCCAAGGTGCGTGGAGTTTGCCTGGACACGTTCAATGCCTTGGTCAGCGTTGTGGGCCAGGAGTTCGGCTGGTACAATGAGCTCAACGTGTGTCTGTACAATCTTagccaaaacatttttatggaGACTATCACATACTTGCCGCTTGTGTCCATGGACTACTTTACTTTCATACAAGATAAACTAGAGCACATTCGACCCTGTGTGCTGCAG CGTCTGTCTGCGCAGCTTAATCcctttgcagctgcattgcgTCCCATTGTATCATACAGCTGCAGTTCCTCGAGCAACAATGACAATAATGCGCATCTCTTTGAGTTCTGCAAATGCCTAATCGAAACCTATCTGGCCGTGCTTATTCACATGGAGTCGCAGCGCGTCAAGTACGACTCCATTGTGAACGCTTTGTCCAACTTTCGCATTAATTATGAGGACAATCAG TTTGCCATTGCAACGTCGCGGTTCAAGCCAATCTCGGCAGGATGCGCCTACTGCGCCTGCGTTGTTGATGGTGTCGCCTACTTCTGGGGCTCCAGCGGAGTGCCCTGCTGCTTTAGCGCGCAGAAGTCAACGG AACCGCCGGAGCCTGCACATGCTGTTAAGACATTGGAGCTGCTCTCGCAACTCAACTTGGAAGTACATGCGCTCAAGTGTGGACGACAACATACTCTCATATTGACCAACAATGGC CTGTACGCCATGGGCAACAACAGCCTCTGCCAGCTGGGCATTGGCCAGCACATGCAAATGGCGCTGCAGCCGATGTTGGTCACAGGCTTGGATGGCATGAACATCACCTTGCTGGAGGCAGGACAATATCATAATGCAGCCGTTGTTGATGGTAAACTCTATATGTGGGG CTGGGGCATCTATGGCCAGCTGGGCAATGGCAGCTGCGAGAACATTGCAACACCAAAACTAGTCAGTTTCTTCAAGTACAAG AAAGTCTTGCAAGTTTCACTGGGACATGCGCACAGTTTGGTGCTGTGTCAGACAATCCACAATAATTACTCAGAGGCTAATCGCTGTGACAACGAGCTCTTTGTGTTCGGCTCCAATCATTTTGGCCAGCTGGGCATTGGCAGCACGGAGCAGTCGGAGACTAAGACGAGTCTGCCACTCCGCCTCAACCTGGGCAACAACTGCAGCTTAAGACTGATACATACGAAATTTTTTACAAAT TTAGCTGTAGATGAGGAGGAACGCATGTACACATGGGGCAGCTCGCCACAGGCGCTGCGTCTGGCCAATCAAATAAAGCGTCGTGCCAACGCCAAGCAAAAGTTGGAGGAGAATCATCAGCGCGAGATGCTGAGCAAGCGGCTTGAGGAAACCCTCGTTCCAgccagcaatagcaatagtgCTTTAGTGGAACCGACTACATCCTACGCTGCGGTGGTCAATGGTGCAATTCCTAAGGCCCGAGAAGAAACCAAAGAGTCCAGAGAGAATGAGGCTATAGCATCGAATGCGACTGAGACTATTGGCTCAAAGTTGACTGCGTCCACAGAGGCAGAGTCGAGCACTGCGGCGCCAACGACTGTTCCTGTAGCTGCAGCACCGCAGGTCACTGAGCCAGATCCAACGGAGCACATGACGCCACATCTAGTGGACACTAGCGAAGTGGCTGGTCAAATACTTCAG ATCTCCAGCGGACTGTTTCACTTTGCTCTTATATCGTCGACGTGTACGCTGTATACTTGGGGCAAGAATCTCGAGCATCAGCTAGGCACTGAGGATAAAGATCGACGCGCCGTCCTAAAGCCATCGCCCATCGACAGCATTGAGAGGCCGATGTACGTGGATTGTGGAGCGGACTTCACGCTAGTCATGACCACGGATCACATCGTGAAGGCCTTCGGTGGCAATTCGAATGGACAGTGTGGACGCGACTTGGGCGCCAGTCTGGATCGCATGCGTCAGCGTGTGGTCTGTCTGCCAACCACCAAGCGTCTAATGCGATTCGAGAGCCAGTGTGTTGAGGCGCCAGTGGAGATTaatttgccacgcccacgcatCCGTCTTGATCAGGAACCAGTGCGTTACTTAAAGGTGATTCCGCCGTATCAGCCACACTTTCTGCAGCAGGCGAACATCAACTTTGAGCACCGCAATTCCATGGCCACGCTCAACAACTACAAGTCGAGCACGGAGCAAGCTGGCACAGGCCAGGACTCTGATGATTTGCTCAGCAGTCTGGAGAATCTAAGCCACAACGATGCCAGCTATTCGTTCAATGCAGCACACATGGCCAACGATGCCAACAGCTCGTTGGATCTCGACTACTCGCCGGAGGAGCAAAGCTATCTACCCTTGCCAAACCAGCCAACGACTGCGGCAGGCATGACGTGCAATAAGGCTGCGCTACTTGGACATGGCATGGACGATGTTAGCACCTGTACGCCCAGCACGGAAGATGGCGGAGAGGGAGCCGGAGCATTGCAGCCGCTGCGGCATTATATACACTACTGCCTGTATGCCTTCCACGGCCTGTACAACCCAGATAAAATGGGCGAATGCTCGCGGGCGCAACGCAACGAGTATCGCATTCGGATCTGCATGCTCAACTTTCGGTTCGTGGAGGCGTTCCAACTCTGTTTGCACAGCTGCGACAGCGGCCAGCGCACACTTAAGCTCTTCGAGTACTTCAGCAAGGACACGGGCTATGTGCCGCTGCATCGCTCGGATCTCAAGCATCTCATCTATCACATGTGCGTGCACTTTCTGGAGCGCAAGTTCGATATGCTCGAGTGTGAGCGCTACTTCATGGGCGATCTCGACTACTATTGGCTGGAGCTGGCGTATGTGTTTtacttcaacaacaacaactcggcACTTGAACAGAATCTCAACCAGAAGTTCAAGCAGCTGATTGCCGCAACCGATAGCAATCAGTCTACGTCGTCAAGCAACGAGAATGTGCTGCAGGACACCGATGCCATTTTTGATAGCTTCACGGTGAAGTTCAAGACGATCCTCTGCCAGCGTCTGCTCAGCTATTGTGATGCCGATGCGAACAATGCCAGCAATTAG
- the LOC132787814 gene encoding protein claret segregational, which produces MESRLPKPSALKRPMPPIKPILPTDRIKANSSILNATTGGSNQTLPPLTRNLQNLPQALARRGARAASPEPSKPLPSIPNRSKLRRSRSASDVSEMRLNLKRAGAPTLSTIPTKFTRNAAPTAPAPGPVAASAAARVPRSGSVPPKRPITAASSSSSLTSTAARGVRAAAPAISKAKPVVGAATGAGAGGATKHIAKYDFKARFHDLLEKHKALRAKMDKQMEEMGELEGLPMQLEETQNKLIQIETELKNTVTDKEYLQRQVKQHTSKIETITSSLGRTKDELNQLKTTHQQIKSEHEALSTEVLELRDRNEDLIRNNEQLAADLAICREQLFQSNMDRKDLHNTVMDLRGNIRVFCRVRPPLDVEENRMVCSWTYHDEATVELQSIDGLAKNKIGQQVFTFDQVFHPNSNQTDIFEMVAPLIQSALDGYNICIFAYGQTGSGKTYTMDGVADNAGVIPRTVDLLFDSIKNYRNLGWEYELTATFLEIYNEVLYDLLSNEQKEMEIRMLKDSVKNDIYVTNITKETVHDPDHLRQLMHTAKMNRATASTVGNERSSRSHAVTKLELIGWHEEKKEKCVGSINLVDLAGSESPKTSTRMTETKNINRSLSELTNVILALLQKQDHIPYRNSKLTHLLMPSLGGNSKTLMFINVSPFQDCFQESVKSLRFAASVNSCKMAKAKRNRFLNSSSTGNNSSCEKY; this is translated from the exons ATGGAGTCACGTTTGCCAAAACCATCGGCATTAAAGCGGCCAATGCCGCCCATCAAGCCGATTTTACCCACAGATCGCATCAAGGCAAATTCCAGCATATTAAATGCAACAACTGGAGGCAGCAACCAAACATTGCCGCCACTCACCAGAAACTTGCAGAATCTGCCGCAAGCATTGGCACGTCGCGGAG CTCGCGCCGCTTCGCCGGAGCCTTCAAAGCCACTTCCCAGCATCCCGAATCGCTCTAAATTGCGACGAAGTCGCTCTGCCTCTGACGTCTCTGAAATGCGTCTCAACTTGAAGCGTGCCGGCGCCCCAACACTCTCAACGATACCGACAAAGTTCACTCGCAATGCTGCACCaacagctccagctccaggcCCCGTTGCAGCATCCGCTGCGGCTCGCGTGCCGCGATCCGGTTCCGTTCCACCCAAGCGACCAATTACCGCTGCTTCCAGTTCCTCTTCACTGACAAGCACTGCTGCTCGTGGCGTACGTGCAGCAGCGCCAGCGATTAGCAAGGCGAAACCAGTTGTGGGAGCAGCAAcgggagcaggagcaggaggagcAACCAAACATATAGCCAAGTACGACTTCAAAGCGCGTTTCCATGATCTGCTGGAGAAGCACAAGGCGCTGCGTGCTAAGATGGACAAACAAATGGAGGAAATGGGTGAACTGGAGGGACTGCCGATGCAGCTCGAggaaacacaaaacaaacttaTTCAGATTGAGACGGAACTGAAGAACACAGTGACAGATAAGGAGTATTTGCAGCGGCAGGTGAAGCAGCACACCAGCAAGATTGAGACAATCACAAGCTCTTTGGGCCGCACTAAGGATGAGCTTAATCAGCTAAAGACCACACACCAG CAAATTAAATCCGAACATGAGGCGCTGTCTACAGAGGTCTTGGAACTGCGAGACCGCAACGAGGATCTCATACGCAACAATGAGCAGCTGGCTGCAGATCTGGCCATCTGCAGGGAGCAGCTATTCCAGTCCAACATGGATCGCAAGGACCTACACAACACCGTTATGGATCTGCGTGGCAATATACGCGTCTTTTGCCGTGTTCGTCCGCCGCTTGATGTGGAAGAGAATCGCATGGTTTGCAGCTGGACATATCACGACGAGGCCACAGTGGAGCTGCAGAGCATCGATGGTCTGGCTAAAAATAAGATAGGCCAACAAGTGTTCACCTTCGATCAAGTCTTTCATCCCAACTCTAATCAAACGGACATCTTTGAGATGGTTGCACCTTTGATTCAGTCCGCCCTCGATGGATACAATATCTGCATCTTTGCctacggacagacgggcagcGGCAAGACCTACACTATGGATGGCGTCGCCGACAACGCGGGTGTCATTCCGCGCACTGTCGATCTGCTGTTCGACTCGATTAAGAACTACCGCAACTTGGGCTGGGAATACGAGTTGACGGCCACCTTCTTGGAGATTTACAATGAGGTGCTGTACGATCTATTGAGTAACGAGCAGAAGGAAATGGAAATCCGCATGCTCAAGGACTCGGTGAAGAACGATATCTACGTGACGAACATAACTAAAGAGACTGTCCACGATCCCGATCATCTGCGTCAATTGATGCATACAGCAAAAATGAATCGCGCCACCGCATCCACAGTTGGCAATGAGCGTTCGTCTCGTTCGCATGCGGTCACCAAGCTTGAGCTAATTGGCTGGCACGAGGAGAAAAAGGAGAAATGTGTGGGCTCCATCAATTTAGTTGACTTGGCTGGCTCAGAGTCTCCCAAGACAAGCACGCGCATGACCGAAACGAAGAACATTAATCGCTCACTCTCCGAGCTGACCAATGTGATCTTGGCACTGCTGCAGAAGCAGGATCACATACCGTATCGCAACTCGAAGTTGACGCATCTGCTGATGCCATCGCTGGGCGGAAACTCGAAGACGCTGATGTTCATCAATGTGTCGCCATTTCAGGATTGCTTTCAGGAATCGGTCAAATCGCTGCGCTTTGCTGCCTCCGTTAATTCCTGCAAAATGGCCAAGGCAAAGCGCAATCGTTTCCTGAATAGCTCTTCCACGGGCAACAACAGTAGTTGTGAGAAGTACTAG